A window of Apodemus sylvaticus chromosome 9, mApoSyl1.1, whole genome shotgun sequence contains these coding sequences:
- the Neurl3 gene encoding E3 ubiquitin-protein ligase NEURL3 — translation MGSRLSPEANAEVPREALSFHGDATGAQVHLDDLRSTAHRRSTFHDGIVFSQRPVWPGERVALRVLRHEDGWCGGLRVGFTRLDPAQVAASCLPPFVCPDLEEQSPTWAALLPEGFVRAGNVVCFWVNRRGWLFAKVNAGRPLLLRKDVLVQGAPLWAVMDVYGTTKAIELLDPKASAWITSGKPVPESEVTSGEECVICFHNTANTRLMPCGHSHFCGSCAWHIFKDTARCPMCRWQIEEVAVVPQLETGEGS, via the exons ATGGGTTCTCGCCTCAGCCCTGAGGCCA ATGCCGAGGTGCCCCGCGAGGCCCTTAGTTTCCACGGGGACGCCACGGGCGCCCAGGTGCATCTGGATGACCTGCGAAGCACGGCGCACAGGCGCTCCACCTTCCACGATGGCATCGTGTTTAGCCAGCGGCCCGTCTGGCCCGGTGAGCGTGTAGCTCTGCGCGTGCTGCGACACGAAGATGGTTGGTGCGGTGGCCTCCGCGTGGGCTTCACGCGCCTGGACCCTGCGCAAGTGGCCGCGTCCTGCCTGCCACCCTTCGTGTGCCCGGACCTAGAGGAGCAGAGCCCCACGTGGGCAGCCTTGCTCCCAGAGGGCTTCGTTCGTGCGGGGAATGTGGTCTGCTTCTGGGTGAACCGGAGAGGCTGGCTCTTCGCCAAGGTCAACGCTGGCCGCCCCCTCTTGCTGCGTAAAGACGTGCTGGTCCAGGGCGCCCCTCTCTGGGCGGTGATGGATGTGTACGGGACCACGAAAGCCATTGAGCTGCTGG ATCCCAAAGCCAGCGCCTGGATCACCAGTGGGAAGCCTGTTCCAGAGTCTGAAG TCACATCAGGAGAGGAGTGTGTCATCTGCTTCCACAACACCGCCAACACCCGCCTCATGCCCTGTGGACACTCACACTTCTGTGGCTCCTGTGCCTGGCACATCTTCAAAGACACGGCCAGGTGCCCCATGTGTCGCTGGCAGATCGAGGAGGTGGCTGTAGTGCCTCAACTGGAGACTGGGGAGGGCTCCTGA